The following proteins are co-located in the Bosea sp. AS-1 genome:
- a CDS encoding TRAP transporter small permease — protein MIRRTLDLLYLAAGYLAGLFLVGIFVLMMLLSVGREINLNVPSGDDFTAWSLVAMAFLGLAHTFRKGEMIRVGLILERLKGRARRIAELLSLTIAAAFIAYFTWQAGKLAYDSWRFFDMSTGVISVPLWIPQSGMVVGLAILLVAIAEEWVTVALGGRPTYEPEPPQTTEELIERVAQGGGV, from the coding sequence ATGATTCGTCGAACGCTCGATCTGCTCTATCTCGCCGCCGGGTACCTCGCAGGCCTGTTTCTTGTCGGCATCTTCGTGCTGATGATGCTGCTATCCGTCGGGCGCGAGATCAATCTCAATGTGCCCTCGGGTGACGATTTCACGGCGTGGTCGCTGGTCGCGATGGCGTTCCTCGGACTCGCCCACACCTTCCGCAAAGGCGAGATGATCCGCGTCGGGTTGATACTCGAGCGCCTGAAAGGCCGGGCGCGCCGGATCGCGGAGCTGCTATCCCTGACGATCGCCGCAGCGTTCATCGCCTATTTCACCTGGCAAGCCGGCAAGCTGGCCTATGATTCCTGGCGCTTCTTCGACATGTCGACGGGCGTGATCTCCGTGCCGCTCTGGATTCCGCAGAGCGGCATGGTCGTCGGCCTGGCGATCCTACTGGTCGCCATCGCCGAGGAATGGGTCACCGTCGCCCTGGGCGGCAGGCCGACCTACGAGCCCGAGCCTCCGCAGACGACGGAAGAGCTGATCGAGCGCGTTGCACAGGGCGGAGGCGTCTGA
- the hpaR gene encoding homoprotocatechuate degradation operon regulator HpaR has translation MSNPLQRPSGPAPRDADQAAARVRIRHFSKSLPMSLLKAREAVMRHFRASLRRFGITEQQWRVLRALTSGETFEVTELAEATFLLAPSLSRILKDLDERGLILRRASPTDLRRGIVSISPLGLELIARAGTESEAIYREITGRYGSERLAELQSLLRQLEECLDGPEIAG, from the coding sequence ATGTCCAATCCTCTGCAGCGGCCTTCCGGACCCGCACCGCGTGATGCCGACCAGGCTGCGGCGCGCGTCCGAATCCGGCATTTTTCGAAATCGCTGCCTATGTCGCTGCTGAAGGCGCGCGAAGCGGTCATGCGTCATTTCCGAGCGAGCCTCAGGCGCTTCGGCATTACCGAACAGCAATGGCGCGTGCTGCGCGCCTTGACCTCCGGCGAGACATTTGAGGTGACCGAGCTGGCCGAAGCGACCTTCCTGCTCGCCCCCAGCCTGTCGCGCATCCTCAAGGACCTCGACGAAAGGGGGCTCATTCTCCGCCGAGCCTCGCCCACGGACCTGCGCCGCGGCATCGTCTCGATCTCGCCGCTGGGCCTCGAGCTGATCGCCCGCGCCGGCACCGAGTCCGAGGCCATCTACCGCGAGATCACCGGGCGATACGGCAGCGAGCGCCTCGCCGAATTGCAGAGCCTGCTCCGGCAACTCGAGGAATGCCTGGACGGCCCAGAGATCGCCGGCTGA
- a CDS encoding class I SAM-dependent methyltransferase: MADEQQIRFNDGAAYEEMMGKWSRLAGDIFLDWLAPPEGLRWADIGCGNGASTQLIFDRCAPSALSGIDPSPGQLDYARKRPVAAFAEFTQGDAMDLPYPDRSFDAAVMALVIFFVPDPARGVAEMVRITRPNGIVAAYAWDMPGGGFPLDPVLAELKALGMTPPRPPSADISRIDSMAALWTQARLRDVETREISVRRHFADFDAFWHASTLGATVAPTLAALPSRTVAELKDKVRARITIAGDGSASYVARANAVKGRVPAQA, from the coding sequence ATGGCCGACGAACAGCAGATCCGCTTCAATGACGGCGCCGCCTATGAGGAGATGATGGGCAAGTGGAGCCGCCTCGCCGGAGATATCTTCCTCGACTGGCTCGCCCCGCCCGAAGGCCTGCGCTGGGCCGATATAGGCTGCGGCAACGGCGCGTCGACACAGTTGATCTTCGATCGCTGCGCGCCGTCCGCACTGAGCGGTATCGACCCGTCGCCGGGGCAACTGGACTATGCCCGCAAGCGCCCGGTCGCCGCCTTCGCGGAATTCACGCAGGGCGACGCCATGGACCTGCCCTACCCGGACCGGAGCTTCGACGCCGCGGTCATGGCGCTCGTGATCTTCTTCGTGCCGGATCCGGCCAGAGGCGTGGCGGAGATGGTGCGGATCACGCGCCCCAACGGCATCGTCGCCGCCTATGCCTGGGACATGCCGGGCGGCGGCTTCCCGCTCGACCCGGTTCTGGCCGAGCTCAAGGCGCTCGGGATGACGCCGCCGCGCCCGCCGAGCGCCGATATCTCACGCATCGACAGCATGGCCGCGCTCTGGACACAGGCCAGGCTGCGCGATGTCGAGACGCGCGAGATCAGCGTACGCCGTCACTTCGCCGATTTCGATGCCTTCTGGCATGCGAGCACGCTGGGTGCGACCGTCGCCCCCACCCTTGCTGCCCTGCCCTCCCGGACGGTGGCCGAGCTCAAGGACAAGGTCCGCGCGCGCATCACCATCGCGGGTGACGGCAGTGCGTCCTATGTCGCGCGGGCCAACGCCGTGAAAGGTCGGGTGCCGGCACAGGCCTGA
- a CDS encoding hydantoinase B/oxoprolinase family protein, with protein sequence MAARWDFWIDRGGTFTDVIGRDPSGNLHARKLLSENPGAYRDAAVQGIRDLLGLRAGEPIPEGAVGEVRMGTTVATNALLERKGDRTLLVTTKGFRDALRIGYQARPDIFAKQIVKPEQLYEDVLEVEERVLADGTVERALDEAAVRTALQAQYDAGFRAVAIVFMHGYRYSAHEQAAARIAREIGFPQVSVSHEVSPLIKLVGRGDTAVVDAYLSPILGRYVQQVSEELDVARTGARLMFMMSSGGLTAAELFQGKDAILSGPAGGVVGLAETGRSAGFDKVIGFDMGGTSTDVAHFDGEYERAFETEVAGVRMRAPMMLIHTVAAGGGSILHYDGARFRVGPDSAGANPGPAAYRRGGPLAVTDANVMVGKLIPSYFPAIFGPKQDEPLDVEIVRNKFSVLAAEVGDGRSPEEVADGFIQIAVANMAEAIKKISVQRGYDITRYALNSFGGAGGQHACLVADALGIKTVLLHPFSGLLSAYGMGLAEIRSTRTAALDVPLDAEAKGAIETLAGKLAAETRTEVAGQGVAESDIAIHTRAHIRYAGTDTAIAVPAGTRAEMQEAFQAAHKARFGFMDETKALVVEAVEVEAVGGGARFEEATAGEAAGEPAVAERTRFFAKGAWHDAAIVRREVMKPGQSVGGPAIIIEPNQTVVVEDGWTARLTAKDHLVLDRTKALVQQAAIGTKADPVMLEIFNNLFMSIAEQMGVTLQNTAYSVNIKERLDFSCAVFDQTGALVANAPHMPVHLGSMDRSVETVIANNPVIRPGDVYCLNAPYNGGTHLPDITVCTPVFDAENKDILFWVASRGHHADVGGTAPGSMSPLATNIEEEGVYIDNFKIVDQGRFCEEELVKLLTGARYPVRNVVQNVNDLKAQIAANEKGVAELKKMIGSFGLDVVQAYMGHVQDNAAESVARLLTKLHDAEFTYPMDQGCAIKVKITIDREKREATVDFTGTSEQRPDNFNAPAPVTRAAVLYVFRVMVDDAIPMNAGCLRPIKIVVPEGSMLAPRYPAAVVAGNVEVSQAVTNTLFGALQAMSCSQGTMNNLTFGNDQYQYYETICSGSPAGPGFNGTSGVHVHMTNSRLTDPEILETRFPVVLEDFHIRLGSGGKGEWTAGDGTSRTIRFLKTMDCAILASHRKVRPFGVKGGEPGQVGRTVVRRLSGEVEELKPSDQTLLQAGEAVTVITPTAGGYGRPKG encoded by the coding sequence ATGGCGGCACGCTGGGACTTCTGGATCGACCGTGGCGGCACCTTCACCGACGTGATCGGCCGCGATCCATCTGGCAATCTCCATGCCAGGAAGCTGCTTTCAGAAAATCCGGGCGCCTATCGCGACGCCGCCGTGCAGGGCATCCGCGATCTGCTCGGCCTGAGGGCGGGCGAGCCGATTCCGGAAGGGGCGGTGGGCGAGGTTCGCATGGGCACGACCGTTGCGACCAATGCCCTGTTGGAACGCAAGGGCGACCGGACGCTGCTCGTCACCACCAAGGGCTTTCGCGATGCGCTGCGCATCGGCTACCAGGCGCGGCCGGACATCTTCGCCAAGCAGATCGTGAAGCCCGAGCAGCTCTATGAAGACGTGCTCGAGGTCGAGGAGCGCGTGCTGGCCGACGGAACGGTCGAGCGGGCGCTCGACGAGGCGGCAGTCCGGACGGCGCTGCAGGCGCAGTACGATGCCGGCTTCCGCGCCGTCGCGATCGTCTTCATGCACGGCTATCGCTACAGCGCCCATGAGCAGGCGGCCGCCCGCATCGCCCGCGAGATTGGCTTCCCGCAGGTTTCCGTCAGCCACGAAGTCTCACCGCTGATCAAGCTTGTCGGGCGCGGCGACACCGCCGTGGTCGATGCCTATCTTTCGCCCATCCTCGGCCGTTACGTGCAGCAGGTTTCGGAGGAACTCGACGTCGCCCGCACCGGCGCGCGCCTGATGTTCATGATGTCCTCGGGCGGCCTCACCGCGGCCGAGCTGTTCCAGGGCAAGGACGCGATCCTCTCCGGCCCCGCCGGCGGTGTGGTCGGCCTCGCCGAGACCGGTCGCTCGGCAGGTTTCGACAAGGTGATCGGCTTCGACATGGGCGGCACCTCGACCGACGTTGCCCATTTCGATGGCGAATATGAGCGTGCTTTCGAGACCGAGGTGGCGGGTGTGCGCATGCGTGCGCCGATGATGCTGATCCACACGGTCGCGGCCGGTGGCGGCTCGATCCTGCATTATGACGGCGCGCGTTTCCGGGTTGGTCCCGACTCGGCCGGCGCCAATCCGGGCCCCGCCGCCTATCGTCGCGGCGGACCGCTTGCCGTGACCGACGCCAATGTCATGGTCGGCAAGCTGATCCCATCGTATTTCCCCGCGATCTTCGGGCCGAAGCAGGACGAGCCGCTCGATGTCGAGATCGTCCGCAACAAGTTCTCCGTGCTGGCTGCCGAAGTCGGTGACGGCCGCTCGCCGGAGGAGGTCGCGGACGGCTTCATCCAGATCGCCGTCGCCAACATGGCCGAGGCGATCAAGAAGATCTCGGTACAGCGCGGCTACGACATCACCCGCTATGCCCTGAACTCCTTCGGTGGCGCTGGCGGGCAGCATGCCTGCCTGGTGGCCGACGCGCTCGGTATCAAGACGGTGCTGCTGCACCCGTTCTCCGGCCTGCTTTCGGCCTATGGCATGGGCCTCGCCGAAATCCGCTCGACGCGGACGGCCGCGCTCGACGTGCCGCTCGATGCCGAAGCCAAGGGGGCGATCGAAACGCTGGCAGGAAAGCTGGCGGCCGAGACCAGAACCGAAGTCGCGGGGCAAGGCGTGGCGGAAAGCGATATCGCTATTCATACCCGGGCTCATATCCGCTATGCCGGAACCGACACGGCCATCGCCGTTCCGGCTGGGACGCGGGCTGAGATGCAGGAGGCCTTCCAGGCGGCGCACAAGGCGCGTTTCGGCTTCATGGACGAGACCAAGGCGCTGGTTGTGGAGGCCGTCGAGGTCGAGGCTGTCGGCGGTGGCGCCCGGTTCGAGGAGGCCACGGCCGGCGAAGCGGCAGGAGAGCCCGCGGTAGCCGAGCGCACGCGTTTCTTCGCCAAGGGCGCATGGCATGATGCGGCGATTGTCCGGCGCGAGGTGATGAAACCCGGCCAGAGCGTCGGGGGGCCTGCGATCATCATCGAGCCGAACCAGACTGTCGTTGTCGAGGATGGCTGGACGGCGAGACTGACGGCCAAGGATCATCTCGTCCTCGACCGCACCAAGGCACTGGTGCAGCAGGCGGCAATCGGCACCAAGGCCGACCCGGTCATGCTCGAGATCTTCAACAACCTGTTCATGTCGATCGCCGAGCAGATGGGCGTGACGCTGCAGAACACCGCCTATTCGGTGAACATCAAGGAGCGGCTGGACTTCTCCTGCGCCGTCTTCGACCAGACCGGCGCGCTTGTCGCCAACGCCCCGCATATGCCGGTGCATCTCGGCTCGATGGACCGTTCGGTCGAGACGGTGATCGCTAACAATCCGGTCATCCGGCCGGGCGATGTCTACTGCCTGAACGCCCCGTACAATGGCGGCACGCATCTGCCCGACATCACGGTCTGCACCCCGGTCTTCGATGCTGAGAACAAGGATATCCTGTTCTGGGTCGCCAGCCGCGGCCACCACGCCGATGTCGGAGGCACGGCGCCGGGCTCGATGTCGCCGCTGGCGACCAATATCGAGGAAGAGGGTGTCTATATCGACAACTTCAAGATCGTCGATCAGGGACGCTTCTGCGAGGAGGAGCTGGTCAAGCTGCTTACCGGCGCGCGCTATCCGGTGCGCAACGTCGTGCAGAACGTCAACGACCTCAAGGCGCAGATCGCCGCCAACGAGAAGGGCGTGGCAGAGCTGAAGAAGATGATCGGCTCCTTCGGTCTCGATGTCGTGCAGGCCTATATGGGCCATGTCCAGGATAACGCCGCCGAGAGCGTGGCGCGGCTCCTGACCAAGCTGCACGATGCCGAATTCACCTATCCGATGGACCAGGGCTGCGCGATCAAGGTGAAGATCACCATCGACCGCGAAAAGCGCGAGGCGACGGTCGATTTCACCGGTACCTCGGAGCAGCGGCCGGACAATTTCAACGCGCCGGCGCCGGTTACCCGTGCCGCTGTGCTCTATGTCTTCCGCGTCATGGTCGACGACGCCATCCCGATGAATGCGGGATGTCTCAGGCCGATCAAGATCGTCGTGCCGGAAGGCTCGATGCTGGCGCCGCGCTATCCAGCGGCGGTGGTCGCGGGCAATGTCGAGGTCTCGCAGGCGGTGACGAACACGCTGTTCGGCGCGCTTCAGGCGATGTCCTGTTCGCAGGGCACGATGAACAACCTGACCTTCGGCAACGACCAGTATCAGTATTACGAGACGATCTGCTCGGGCTCGCCGGCCGGTCCCGGCTTCAACGGCACCTCGGGCGTGCATGTCCACATGACCAATTCACGCCTCACCGATCCGGAGATCCTGGAGACGCGCTTTCCGGTCGTGCTGGAGGATTTCCACATCCGCCTCGGGTCTGGCGGAAAGGGCGAGTGGACGGCCGGCGACGGCACGAGTCGGACCATCCGTTTCCTCAAGACGATGGACTGCGCCATCCTCGCTTCGCACCGGAAGGTCCGCCCCTTCGGCGTGAAAGGCGGCGAGCCGGGGCAGGTCGGCAGGACGGTCGTGCGCCGGCTCTCGGGCGAGGTCGAGGAGTTGAAACCTTCCGACCAGACCCTGCTGCAAGCCGGCGAGGCGGTGACGGTGATCACCCCGACGGCCGGCGGCTATGGCAGGCCGAAGGGCTGA
- a CDS encoding SDR family oxidoreductase, producing MPQTWMITGANRGIGLAIATELLRRGDHVIAAVRDPRAKALVEFAARYPGQLTPLELDVTSDASVAAAKDALAGRAIDVLLNNAGVYGPRDRQSGLDLDFDAWREVFDVNVYAPLRVAQAFLPNVEAGKGRKIATISSRMGSIGANPGNALIYRSSKAAVNMAMVVFGNAVRGKDVAVLLFHPGWVQTDMGGGGADITPAESAAGLIRTIDASGMAETNSFRDYKGEKIAW from the coding sequence ATGCCTCAGACCTGGATGATCACCGGCGCCAATCGCGGCATTGGGCTGGCCATCGCGACAGAACTCCTGCGCCGGGGCGACCATGTCATCGCGGCAGTACGCGATCCGCGCGCGAAGGCGCTGGTGGAATTCGCTGCCCGGTATCCAGGCCAACTCACGCCGCTCGAACTCGATGTCACCTCCGATGCGAGCGTGGCGGCCGCCAAGGACGCGCTTGCCGGTCGCGCCATCGACGTACTGCTCAACAATGCCGGGGTCTATGGGCCGCGCGATCGGCAGAGCGGGCTCGATCTCGATTTCGATGCCTGGCGCGAGGTCTTCGATGTCAATGTCTATGCGCCGCTTCGGGTGGCGCAGGCTTTCCTGCCGAATGTCGAGGCGGGGAAGGGACGCAAGATCGCGACGATCTCGAGCCGCATGGGCTCGATCGGCGCCAATCCCGGCAACGCGCTGATCTACCGCTCATCGAAGGCGGCGGTGAACATGGCCATGGTGGTGTTCGGCAACGCCGTCAGAGGGAAGGACGTTGCCGTGTTGCTGTTCCATCCGGGCTGGGTCCAGACCGATATGGGCGGCGGCGGCGCCGACATCACGCCGGCCGAAAGCGCGGCCGGTCTGATCCGCACCATCGACGCTTCGGGGATGGCCGAGACCAACAGTTTTCGTGACTACAAGGGCGAGAAGATTGCCTGGTGA
- a CDS encoding LysE family translocator: MSLDVYAAYLIACIVIIIVPGPTVTLIVANSLKHGTRAGLLNVAGTQAGLAIMIVVAGIGLSSVIAAMGHWFEWLRLAGAAYLIWLGWKMFRAAGAGIEGAAPAKPPRGGFFLQGALVALSNPKMMLFFGAFFPQFLDPTRDHATQIALMGATALAFAALSDGTYAMLSGRAGHLLSQRRVRLMSKFSGSLLIGGGLWLASTRAN; the protein is encoded by the coding sequence ATGTCGCTCGATGTCTATGCCGCCTATCTCATTGCCTGCATTGTCATCATCATCGTTCCGGGGCCGACCGTCACGCTGATCGTCGCCAACAGCCTGAAGCATGGGACACGCGCGGGCCTCCTCAACGTGGCCGGAACCCAGGCCGGGCTCGCGATCATGATCGTGGTCGCCGGCATCGGGCTGAGCTCGGTCATCGCGGCGATGGGCCACTGGTTCGAATGGCTGAGGCTTGCCGGCGCCGCCTATCTGATCTGGCTAGGCTGGAAGATGTTCCGCGCCGCCGGTGCCGGTATCGAAGGCGCTGCGCCGGCGAAACCGCCGCGCGGCGGTTTCTTCCTGCAAGGTGCATTGGTCGCCTTGAGCAATCCAAAGATGATGCTGTTCTTCGGCGCCTTCTTCCCGCAGTTCCTCGATCCCACCCGAGACCACGCCACCCAGATCGCGCTCATGGGCGCGACGGCTCTGGCCTTCGCCGCGCTGAGCGACGGCACCTATGCCATGCTGTCCGGCCGGGCGGGGCATCTGCTCTCGCAAAGGCGCGTCCGGCTGATGTCGAAGTTCAGCGGTAGCCTGCTGATCGGCGGCGGCCTCTGGCTCGCCTCGACCCGGGCGAATTGA